The window GTTGAGTAAATCCGGGCCAGGCGCATGAACTGTGTCCCTGCCAGAACCTCCCTGCGGGAGCTGATCAGTTCTTCAACCTGATTGTTATAGTTGAAATATACAAACAGGATCAGCCGGCTTCCCCGGTTCATCTCCTGATCGCCCTCCTGGCGGTAGTCGGGCAGGGACATGGTGTCAAGCATGTGGGAGACATATTCGGTTTTTAACAGCTTTTTAGCCACATCCTTCTGTTCCGGCCGTCCCTCCTTGAGCCAGGCAGATAAGTCGGGAAATACGGATTGGTAAAATTGCATTTCAGGGCCGGTTTTCTGGCCCATGCCGGTGATAAAGGGAATGTTTTTTAACAGATGGCCGTATTGGGATCCGCCCAGGACAATCAGGGAAATGAGCAGCAGCGCGGCAAACCAGGGGAACAGGCGCCGTTTCATTTTACTTATGCCTTTTTGTTTCTGGAGCAGCGAAAGCAGAGCCGTTACACGCTCCTTGCCCAGAAAGGTGTCATTGTGCACCACGTTGCCCCCGTAGGCCACAAGGCTTTTCTTTTTATCCCGGGACTTAAAAAAAGCCCAGGCAAAGCCGATGTTGTCGCCCCTGGCAACACGGACAGTCAGATAATCCACCAGGGCTTTACGTTCGGCCCCGGTCAGTTTGTTAAAGGATGTAGGTTCCATGTCCGGGTCAAGCTCAATTAACCCGTTCACCGGAATAATTCGGATCTCCATGTGGGGCCCGATACTCTGGTAGCGCCGGACATCCTGGAAAAAAGTGCATTCCGAAGGTATTTTTACCTTATATATTAGCGGACTGTCGCTGACCTGTTTAAGCGCCAGTTCAAAATCATTTAAGCGTCCCATATGGGGTAATTCTCCTTAAGCAGTATCCATATTCTTTGTGCTGTATCTTTTATCATTGCCATCTTGATAAAGCAAAAAAACATATCATATAAGTTGCTGAAAAAACAGAGTCAAAAAAAGTAAAAATGATATGCCCGAAGTGTGCCGGCCTGTGCGGCTGCAGTGGATACCGGCCGATTCATTGCCAAAGCCGTTGATTTCAATGTTATCCTCCATTTAGCTTGACATCGGGCAGGCTGCCGTCCAAAATAAATGGCATTCATGTTTCTTTAACATTCCGAAAATCAGAAAATCAGGAGGTCAAAAAATGCTGATGACAAACACCGAAGAAATTCCAGGTAGAAGAACGACGGCATTCCATGGTGTGGTATCGGGCAGCACAGTGCGGGCCAAACATGTGGGCCGGGACCTGATGGCATCATTGAAAAACATTTTCGGCGGGGAGCTTAAGGGCTACACCGAGCTTTTACAGGAATCCCGGGACCAGGCCATTGAGCGCATGCTGTCCCAGGCCCAGCAGATGGGGGCCAATGCTGTTGTTAATGTCCGGTTTTCAACCTCATCCGTTGCGGCAGGGGCGGCGGAGCTTTATGTCTACGGCACTGCCGTGACCGTGGAGTAGGCCATGGAACAGCTGATAATTTTTATTATTCTGATTATGCTGGGCTATATTTTCGGACGTGTGGCCGAATCAAAACACTACCGTTCCATTGAAGACCGGGAACAGTTCTGGATGACCCGGCCGGCCAGCACATATAAAACAGTCAGCGATTCGGGACGCACGATCCGAAAAAGTGAACTGGTGTGCGGCAATGTGGTCATCTCAGTGGATTATTTCAAACGCATTGTGGCGGGTCTGCGAAATATTTTCGGCGGTGAGGTCCGTGCGTATGAAACCCTTCTGGATCGGGCCCGGCGTGAGGCGATACTCCGGCTGCATGAATCCAGCGGCGATGCCGATGAAATTATTAATCTGCGCCTGGAAACCTCATCCATTTACAAGGGCAAAAGAAAACAGGTCGGGTCTGTGGAGGTCCTGGCCTATGGTACAGCCGTATATTTTGAACCACACTGATGGATTATAAACCGGCACTGCCCGAATATAACGACAACATTTCCCGGGACAGCCCGGTCAAAGAGGCCCTGGTGCTGTTTTCCGGTGTCGTTGCCTTTTTTCTGGCGGGTTATATCATACTTGGATTTCTTGTGGATTGGGCCGTTGCCCGTATTTCGCCGGAAATGGAGGCTGCGATTTTTTCGGGGTTTTCGGTCCCGTCAGACCTGACAACCCAGCAGGATCGCTCCTGCCAGGCCGCGCTCCAGCAGCTTGCAGATGGTTTGCGAAAATGCTGTGAGATTGATTGCCCTGTGAAAATTGTCGTCATTCCATCGGATACAGCCAATGCCATGGCCCTGGCCGGGGGGAACATCGTCGTTTTTTCAGGGATTTTTGACAGGGTCTCTTCGGAAAACGGTATGGCCTTTGTGCTGGCCCATGAACTGGGGCATTTCAAAAACAGGGATCATCTCCGGGGCATGGGCCGGGGCATTGTCCTTACAGTGCTTTCCGCACTTCTGACAGGTTCCGGTTCAAATATGACCCAACTGATGGCTCCGGGCGTCCAGCTGACCCAGGCCCGGTACTCCCGGCAGCGGGAAAGCATGGCCGACGCCCGGGCTTTGGAAACCCTGGTCTGCTACTATGGTCATGCCGGTGGGGCCGATGAATTTTTTCAAGCCATGAAAGAAGAACAAGATTCGACAATGTTCATGGCATATTTTGCATCCCATCCCGAGTGCGAGGCCCGCATTGCCGCTTTAGAAAACGCGATCAACGTCCGGCATTTTGATATCCGGGCCGGCAAGCCTCTGCCGGAAGTGTTTAAGTTAATTAAAAACTGATAACTTGATTTCGACCATTGTTTTTCGCCATATACGTAGCCTTGTCGGCATTTTGCCGTAACTGGTCCATATCGGATGCGTCATAGTGTCATTGACAGTTTTGAATTTGACTCTTTTGATTTCCATGTCATCGTTGTGAACTTAACAGGAGAACGCAAGTTTGATTGCCTGGCCGATATCGGTCATGGTATAGGGCTTTCTAAGATATCTGCCTGCGCCCAGGCGCTGCATTTCCCTGACTCGTTCGGTCTGGGAAAATCCGCTGGTGATCAGCGTTTTTTGGCCCGGATTTATTTTTATGATCTCTTTATACGTATCCAGACCATCCATGCTGCCGGGCAGAATCATGTCAAGGATAACCAGATCCGCAGGATTGTTTTTGAACTCACGCACACCGTCTTCACCGGTGGATACAGCACGGGCCTGATATCCCAGTCGTGTCAGTATTAAAATACCGACTTCCTGCTGCTCTTTTACGTCATCAATGATCAGTATGCGTTCACCATTGCCTTTCAGCTCCGAGGTGGACTGTTCGGCCGGCTGGATAACGGCTTCCCGGGTAACAGGGAAATAGATGCACACTTCGGTGCCTTGGCCGGGAGTGCTTTTCAGGTCAATATACCCGTTGTGGTCTTTTACCGTTCCCCATATAACGGCCATGCCAAGCCCGGTTCCGCTGCGGCCCATGACTTTTTTGGAGTAAAAGGGCTCAAATATGTGTGCAATGTCCGAAGGGCTGATACCCTGGCCTGAATCACACACTCTGAGCACAGCATAAATTCCCTCTTTTATCTCTTCATATCCTTTAATCGCCCGGTCAACGTATTGGTTGGCCGTTGAGATTATGATGGTGTCATTGTGGTCGCAGGCCTCTGCAGCATTGGAAATCAGGTTCATGACTATTTTTGACAGGTGAACAGCTGAACCCCGGATGTTTAACAGATCCTGAGCCGGCCTGTTTTCAATTTTAATTCCGGGATGTCCCTTGGTCAGTTCAATAAATTCCGGGGAGTCCAGGTAGTCCCGGACAACGGTGTTAAGCTGGACCACGTCCATGCCGGGTACGTTTCTTCGGGCCAGAGTTAAAAGATCCTGTACAATCAGAGCTGCCCTTTTGCCCGATCTCTTCATGGCCAGAAGAGGTTTTCGCAAGGCGTTGTTTTCGGGGATATCCATAAGCAGAAGGTCCGGATAACTAACCAGGCCCGTGAGGATATTGTTCAGATCATGGGCCACCCCGCCGGCCAGCATGCCGATGGTTTCCATTCTTTCAGACCGCCTGAGTTGTTCTGCCAGTTTTGTTCTTTCGCTGATGTCATGCAGAAAATTGAGTGTGGCGTGCTGATTTTCCCATGTGATGGGGATTGAATTGATGTGCACCCACATGATGCCTTTTTTTTTGTTTATCATGCGAAAGGAGCAGCTGTTTGTTGTGGTGGATGGATCACCCTGCTGTTGGGTAAAACGCTTCATGGTGGACATGTCGTCCGGGTGGACGAACTGGAGCAGGGGTTTTCCGACCATAGATTCCGTGTCAATGCCTGTAAATTCAGCTGTCTTGGGGTTGGCGAATTTTACCCGTAAATCCTGGGAGACGAAAATAGCTTCTCCTGCATGGTTTACCAGTGTGCTGTAACTGGCTTCGCTGTAGCGCAGAGCTTCTTCCGTACGGTGTTTGGAAATTATGACTTCGAAAAGTATGGTGCCGGTAAGGGCAAAAAGTCCGATCACGATCAGCCTGGAGACCATTTGGTAGGGCGAAACCCGGAGCATCAGCGTGTCCATAAGAGAGGTTGGTTCACTGAACATGAGCGCCAGTAAATTTTTTTCAAACGAGACATAGGACCACAGGCTGTCAATGACCCAGTAGATCAGGCAGAAAATCACCAGGACTGAATAATATTTCAGCCGCTTATTTTTACTGGCAGATATTGTCATAAAATTTTTTTGCGATCCTTAAAATACCCGCCGGTACCTCGAATCCGATGGCCTTGGCTGTATCCATGTTAACAGCCGGATCAAGGGGGTCGGGGGAGATCTGATTCAAATCCCTTGGCCGGACCCCGATTAAAATGTCGATGATTTTTTTTGCTTCATACCGTCCCTGGGTATGGTGGCCTTCGTCTGTGGAGACACTTAAAAGGATACCCTTTGCCACATGTTTTGAACCGAGCATGGAAAAAGAGGGTATGCGTTTGGCTTTGAGCATTTCTGAAATCTGACAGATCTGCTCATCAATGGCCAGCATGGCCGGAAGGTAAACAGCGTCTGCCTTTTCGGCAATCTGTTCCATACATTCCATGCACTGCCGGTCCGATGTTTCCCGGTCCTCTGTCTGATCTGTAAAAAAGCAGCGCACAAGTGAAAAGCCGCGTTCCTGGGCAACCTGTTCCAGTTCCTTTACTGCGGCATATATGCGACCTTCGTCGGAGTTTTCATAGACCACGCCCAGGGTCTTAAACCCCACGATGCGGTGAAACATACGGATTTGCCTCAGGTAGCGACTCGGATCAACCCGGGCTGTCACATGATCCAGCCCTGAATCCCTGGCGCTTTTAATAATTTTCGCCTCAATGGGATTGGAGGTGGAGGTCACAATGGTGGGCACGTGGTGTTCCGGGGTGGCAAGATCCTGGCCAGCCCAGGTCCCCATGGCAATAACCAGGTCAATTTTGTTGCTTTTTAGAAGAGTGAGCACCTCTTTTCTAACCATATCGCGCTGTTCAGAAGACCATCCCGCACTGAATGCATCCTCTTTGTAAAATGAAAGCCGCTTGCTCTGTGCCTTGGTGGCCAGCCAGTTCCAATAGGGTTTTTCCACATCGCCACGGATATTGGGCAGAATCGCTCTTTCAATCCAGCCGTATTCCATTAATCCCTTGATAATGGCCCGCATGGAATCGGTGTAATCAACATACGCTCCACCTTCATAATAGGCGATTCGCCATTTTTCATGTCCGTTGTTGGGCGTTGGTGTGCGATCTGCGATCACCGTGGTTCCGGCAGAACCAGTACAGGCAATCATAATAAAAAAGCCGAGAGCCGCTGTTGTGACAGCGATCTGTCTTTTACACATTCTTGGGTACATTTTCATTGTTCCGGGAATAATTTTCTTTTTTCAGGTATGTTAACATTATTTTTAAAAAATGTAATGTGCAGTTTTTTTTGTTTTTCTCATTCTTCTGTATGGTTTTAATTGGAATCATTTTAACTTCCTAAAAATTAAGTTTCACGAGTCAATTTCAGACCCGGTATAATTACGCAATTTACAGATTTGACAATCGTGACGGGCTGATCCATAATTCATATTTATTTTAACCCAATAAGTAGAAAATACTATGAACACAGTTTTTACCCAGGTCAAAAATGCATTGGGCAAGCCCTATGACGATCTTCATTTTCTGTTGCATTGCTTTAAAGAGGTGCTGGAGGAAAATCACCAGCACAAGCTGGTTGGTTTGCTTCCGTGGCTCAATTTTGCGGTTCCGTCAGATTCGGATCTGACGAGCAATGAATATATCCACATGATGTCCATGTGTTTTCAGCTGTTAAATCTGGTGGAGGTGAACGGGGCGGTACAAAGTCGGCGCCAGAAAGAAGATGAGGATATGGCCCAGGTGAACGGACTGTGGGCGAATCAGTTCCAGTATTTGAAGTCCAGGGGGATCACCGAGTCCCAAATTCTGAAGACACTGCCTAAAGTTCTGGTGGAACCTGTTTTAACGGCACACCCCACAGAAGCCAAGCGCGCCGTGGTGTTACAGGAATACCGCAGGTTGTATCTGCTGCTGGTCAGGCGCGAAAACCAAATGTACACCCGAATTGAACAAGCTGAGATCAGACAGGAGATCAAGCAGATTTTGCACCGCCTGTGGCATGTTGGAGAAATCTATATTGAAAAGCCGCGACTGGAGTCGGAGCTGGATAATATTTTGTACTATCTGACCCATGTTTTCCCCGGTGTGAT is drawn from uncultured Desulfobacter sp. and contains these coding sequences:
- a CDS encoding YbjQ family protein, which translates into the protein MLMTNTEEIPGRRTTAFHGVVSGSTVRAKHVGRDLMASLKNIFGGELKGYTELLQESRDQAIERMLSQAQQMGANAVVNVRFSTSSVAAGAAELYVYGTAVTVE
- a CDS encoding heavy metal-binding domain-containing protein — its product is MEQLIIFIILIMLGYIFGRVAESKHYRSIEDREQFWMTRPASTYKTVSDSGRTIRKSELVCGNVVISVDYFKRIVAGLRNIFGGEVRAYETLLDRARREAILRLHESSGDADEIINLRLETSSIYKGKRKQVGSVEVLAYGTAVYFEPH
- a CDS encoding M48 family metallopeptidase, whose translation is MDYKPALPEYNDNISRDSPVKEALVLFSGVVAFFLAGYIILGFLVDWAVARISPEMEAAIFSGFSVPSDLTTQQDRSCQAALQQLADGLRKCCEIDCPVKIVVIPSDTANAMALAGGNIVVFSGIFDRVSSENGMAFVLAHELGHFKNRDHLRGMGRGIVLTVLSALLTGSGSNMTQLMAPGVQLTQARYSRQRESMADARALETLVCYYGHAGGADEFFQAMKEEQDSTMFMAYFASHPECEARIAALENAINVRHFDIRAGKPLPEVFKLIKN
- a CDS encoding ATP-binding protein; protein product: MTISASKNKRLKYYSVLVIFCLIYWVIDSLWSYVSFEKNLLALMFSEPTSLMDTLMLRVSPYQMVSRLIVIGLFALTGTILFEVIISKHRTEEALRYSEASYSTLVNHAGEAIFVSQDLRVKFANPKTAEFTGIDTESMVGKPLLQFVHPDDMSTMKRFTQQQGDPSTTTNSCSFRMINKKKGIMWVHINSIPITWENQHATLNFLHDISERTKLAEQLRRSERMETIGMLAGGVAHDLNNILTGLVSYPDLLLMDIPENNALRKPLLAMKRSGKRAALIVQDLLTLARRNVPGMDVVQLNTVVRDYLDSPEFIELTKGHPGIKIENRPAQDLLNIRGSAVHLSKIVMNLISNAAEACDHNDTIIISTANQYVDRAIKGYEEIKEGIYAVLRVCDSGQGISPSDIAHIFEPFYSKKVMGRSGTGLGMAVIWGTVKDHNGYIDLKSTPGQGTEVCIYFPVTREAVIQPAEQSTSELKGNGERILIIDDVKEQQEVGILILTRLGYQARAVSTGEDGVREFKNNPADLVILDMILPGSMDGLDTYKEIIKINPGQKTLITSGFSQTERVREMQRLGAGRYLRKPYTMTDIGQAIKLAFSC
- a CDS encoding ABC transporter substrate binding protein, which translates into the protein MYPRMCKRQIAVTTAALGFFIMIACTGSAGTTVIADRTPTPNNGHEKWRIAYYEGGAYVDYTDSMRAIIKGLMEYGWIERAILPNIRGDVEKPYWNWLATKAQSKRLSFYKEDAFSAGWSSEQRDMVRKEVLTLLKSNKIDLVIAMGTWAGQDLATPEHHVPTIVTSTSNPIEAKIIKSARDSGLDHVTARVDPSRYLRQIRMFHRIVGFKTLGVVYENSDEGRIYAAVKELEQVAQERGFSLVRCFFTDQTEDRETSDRQCMECMEQIAEKADAVYLPAMLAIDEQICQISEMLKAKRIPSFSMLGSKHVAKGILLSVSTDEGHHTQGRYEAKKIIDILIGVRPRDLNQISPDPLDPAVNMDTAKAIGFEVPAGILRIAKKFYDNICQ